Sequence from the Brevundimonas diminuta genome:
CACCGGCGAGGACGAGAACGGCAAGATCATCGGCCGGCACCGCTCGACCGGCATCGCCCGTCCCCGCTTCTGGGACCGCGCCCGATACTACGGGCTGGAACGCGAGCTGGCCGACGCCCTGGACGCGGCGGAGTAGGACGATGCTTCCAATTCTCGCCGCCGTTCTGGCCTTCATCACCATCGGCGGACTGGGCTGGGTCTTCGTCGGGGGAGACGATTCCTCGGCCCAGGCCGTCAAACGCGCGCAAAGCTTGGGCGAACCCAAGAAGAGCGCCGCGCTCGCCCGCAAGGCGGCCGCCGCCAATACGCCCGAGGCGCGCCGCAAGCAGATTCTGGTCCAGCTTCAGGATGCCGACCGCCGCGAGCGCAAGGCGCGCACGACGCTGGCGTCGCGCCTGAAACAGGCAGGCTTGAGCCTGAGCGTGACGACCTTCTACATCATCTCGGCTGTGGTCGGGCTGGTGACCGGCCTGGGCGCGCTGATCTTCGGATTGCCGATCCTGGTGGTCATCGGTATCGCTCTGATCTTCGGTCTGGGACTGCCGCGCTGGATCGTGGGTTTCCTCGGCAAGTCGCGGATGAAGAAGTTCTCGCTGGAGTTCCCCAACGCCGTCGACGTGATTGTGCGCGGCATCAAGTCGGGCCTGCCGGTCCACGAATGTTTCAAGATCATCGCCCGCGAGAGCCCGGCGCCGCTGGGGCCGGAGTTTCAGACACTGGTCGAGGGCCTGGGCGTCGGCCTGACCCTGGAGCAGGCGTTGGAGAAAATGTACGGCCGGATGCCGACGTCCGAACTGCGTTTCTTCACCATCGTCATCGCCATCCAGCAGAAGACCGGCGGCAACCTGGCCGAGGCGCTGGGCAATCTGTCGGCCGTGCTGCGCGCCCGTCGGATGATGGGCGAGAAGATCAAGGCGTTGTCGTCCGAAGCGCTGGCCTCGGCGGGCATCATCGCCTCTCTGCCGCCTGCGGTCATGACAATGGTCATGTTCACCACCCCCTCTTACATGATGCCGCTGTTCACCGATTTCCGCGGCAACTTCATGCTGCTGATGGCGGCGCTGCTGATGGCGACCGGCATCTTCGTGATGAAACGCATGATCTCGTTCAAGTTCTGAGGCCGGGATCATGGAAAGCTTCATCCGTTTCATCACCGACCCGCAGAACCTGCTTAGCATCGGCGTGGGTGTGCTGGTCTTCGCCACGGTCGTCACCCTGTTGTCGTCGATGACGGGCGGGGTTGCGCTAGACAAGCGAATGAAGGCGGTTGCGGAACGCCGCGACGACCTGAAACGCCGGTCACGCGCGAACATGGCCGGCGGTCAGGGGGCGCTGCGTCACACCGACGACGGGTTCAAGAAGCGGATTGTGGATCGGCTGAATCTGTCCAAGCTTCTGGAAGATCCCAAGGTCGCGGGTCAGATGGTGCAGGCCGGTTATCGCGGGCCGCGTCCGCTGACGACCTTCTACTTCTTCCGCTTCACCTCGCCCTTCATCTTCATGATCGTGGCGGCGTTTTATCTGTTCGTGATCAAGGTCGTGGACTGGCCCACGATGAACAAGGTGACCGCGACGATGGCGGCGGCGGTCGCCGGCTTCTATGCGCCGAACATCTATTTAAAAAATCGGATCGACAAGCGCCGCGCCTCGATCATGCAGGCGTTCCCTGACGCGCTGGACCTTCTGCTGATCTGTGTCGAGGCGGGCATGTCGATCGAGGCGGCGATCGCCAAGGTCAGTCAGGAAATGGGGCCGTCATCGATCGATCTGGCCGAGGAACTGTCGCTGCTGTCGGCGGAGTTGAGCTATCTGCCCGACCGTCGCATAGCCTACGAAAATCTGGGCAAGCGCACCAACCACCCGGGCGTGAAGTCGGTGGCCACCGCCATGACGCAGGCCGAAACCTATGGCACGCCGCTGGCCACCGCCCTGCGCGTCATGGCGAAGGAAAATCGCGATTTGCGGATGTCCGCCGCAGAGAAAAAGGCCTCGGCCCTGCCGGCCAAACTGACCGTGCCGATGATCCTGTTCTTCCTGCCGGTCCTGTTCATCGTCATCCTGGGTCCGGCGATCCTGAATGTCATCGACATGATGAAGGACGGGCGTTAGGCGCGCTCCGCCGCCGCCTTCAGTCCATGGGCGGCGCTTTCGAACGCCGCCTTGATCGCCGGGCGATGCTTGTCATGGAACAGCTCGCCGCGAATGCCCGAAAAGCGGATGCCGATGGCGACGATGCAGTTGCCGGGCGCCAACTCCTCGATCTGGATATAGCGCAGGCTCTGGAACAGGAAGCCGCGCCGTTCGGCCCAGACCAGACGCGCGCGCGGTTGCCACTCCACCACCTGGGCCGCCGCCTGGCGTTCGGCCATATCGGGCCACGCCTCGGTCATGGTCAGGCGGCCGCCATAGGCGATGGCGCCCTCGACGTCCCTGTCGATCGGGTTCCAGGCGCCCCAGTCGGATAGGTCCGCGACCAAGTCCCAGATGCGGTCCGAGGTCGCCTGAACGCCGACGCGTTTTTCGATGCGAGTGTCATCCATGGTTTCGCTCTGACACGGCTGGCCGCCGGAAGAAAGGCGCCGGGTATCAGTCGGCGGCGTCGATCCGCTTCAACCGCCGTCCATCGTCCAACGCCAGCCGCGTCTTGACCTCGAACAGATCGGCGCCGGCTGGAATGATTAGCAGCTTCTTGGGCTGGGCCGTGTTGACGGCGACGACGGCGCCCTTGGGACAGATATCGAAACAGTCGGCGCCGACGACCGTCAGTTCGCCCTTTCGACCCTGTTTGCCCTTCTTCAGGTGCAGATATTTGCGCAGCGCCTTTTTCAGCGTCAGATCGCCGCCGGGGCCGAAGCCGCCGTCCAGCTTTTTGGAGCATTTGCGGCAGACCAGAACGACGTCGCGCCATTCGGTCTTTGCGCTCTTGAAGGCCTTCTCACCCATGCGGAGAGAAATCGGCGTTCGCGACGACTTGCACAAGCGGGTGCGGCGCCGTCACCTGTCGTCGGGCTGAAAATTTCACGGGACCTTCACATGCGCCGATTGTTCGCCGCCTCCACACTGGCGCTGTTGCTTGCCGCCGGCGCCGCTCAGGCGCAGGTCGATACGGCCAGTGTGGACGCCGCCGTCCAGCGCGTCATGCCCGAGGTCGTCGCGTGGCGGCGCGACTTCCACCAGCACCCTGAACTGGGCTTCGCCGAGACCCGTTCGGCCGGGGTGATCGCCGAGCATCTGCGGTCGTTGGGGCTGGAGGTCCGCACCGGGGTCGGCAAGACCGGCGTGATCGGCGTGCTGCGCGGCGCACGGCCGGGTCGGACGGTGGCCCTGCGCGCCGACATGGACGCCCTGCCGGTGCAGGAGGCGACGGGCCTGGACTTCGCCTCGACCGCCACCGGGACCTACATGAGCAATACGGTGCCGGTGGCCCACGCCTGCGGCCACGACATGCATATGGCCATGCTGATGGGCGCGGCCGAGGTGCTGGCGGGGATGAAGGACCGGATCGCCGGCACGGTGGTCTTCGTCTTCCAGCCGGCCGAGGAGGGCGCGCCTCCGGGAGAGCCCAAGGGCGGGGCGGCCCTGATGATCGCGGACGGGGCGCTGAACGATCCCAAGCCTGAGGCCATCTTCGGCCTGCACGTCGTGCCGGGCCGTCCGGGCAGCGTCTTTTATCGACCCGAGGGCTTCATGGCCGCCTCCGACCGCGTGGATATCCGCCTCATGGGCAAGCAGACGCATGGTGCCTGGCCCTGGCGCGGGGTCGACGTGATCGCGGTAGCGGGCCAGGTGGTCGAGACGGTCAACACCCTGACGGCGCGCACGGTCGATCCGACCACGACCCCGACCGTCTTCACTATCGCCACGATCAATGCCGGCGTCCGCTACAACATCATCCCCGACAGTGCGACGCTGTCCGGCACCCTGCGCACCTTCGATACGGCCCAGCGCGACGCCCTGGTCGCCCGCGCGGAGACCGCCATCGACCACGTCGCCGAGGCTTACGGCGCCACCGCCGAGTTCGGCGTCAAACAGAACGCCGCCCTGGTGTTCAATGACCCCGGCCTGTCCGCCTGGCTGGCCCCTGTCCTGACCGAGGCGGCGGGCGCGGGGAACGTCAACGCCGCCACGCCCCCGACCACGGTGGCTGAGGACTTCAGCTATTTCCAGCAGGTCATCCCCGGCGTCTTCTACCATCTCGGCGCCAGTCCCGACGGCGTCGACCCCGCCCAATCCGCACCCAACCATTCGCCGGAGTTTTCACCGAACGAAAAGGTTCTGCCGCTGGGGGTGAAGACGCACGTTTTGACGGCGTTGCGGTTTTTGGAGCGGAGCTAGGCGAGGCGTGCGATGGCTGCCGGAAACCAATGTCGCAGACCGACCCATAGGCGACGTTCGGTCTGACGCGTAGGCTATGGCTCTGGAGGGGGAATGTCGGAGTTCACGGAACTTGAGCGGACGGTGCTCGCGATCATTTGCGATAGTCAGCCAAGCATTGCCGAGCCTCTCCACAGCCTCTTATCTGACGCTCGAATTTCCGAGCGGCATAACACTGGCCACGGCTTCTATACGTCCTTTGATGTGGTGAACAGCGAGCCACCTATCACTTGGCCAGAGCGCATCATGGACGGACCGAACGCCGAAGTTTCCGTGGGCGACGAAATCCTGCTCATGGGCTTCATTCTTTGGCTTGAAGGCGGCTACCCAACCTGCCTCGAAGGCTTCCAATACGGCACACCAGCCGGTGACGACATCGACTTGAAAGCTGTCGACTTGGCTTCTATCCGATGGATCAAGCCAATGCGTTGAATGGGAGTTCAACGTCCGGTTCCCACCCTTTTCGGACTATCCGAAGGCCCGGTTTAGGGCGGACCAAGTAGAAGCATATTCAGCAAAAATCTGTCACACAGGTCTCGCTACAACCGCTCAAACACCGTCTCGATCACCCGGCGATAGACCGCCGTCAGCGTCTCCAGCTCCGCCGTCGGCACCCGTTCGTCGATCTGGTGCATGGTCTGGCCGACCAGGCCCAGTTCCAAGACCGGGCACAGGGCGCGGATGAAGCGGGCGTCGGAGGTGCCGCCGGTGGTGGAGGCCACGGGGCGGCGGCCCGCCACGGCCTCGACCGCGTCCTGAACCGCCTCCACGAAGGCGCCCGGCTCGGTCAGGAAGGCCTCGCCCGAGCACAGGTGCTCCAGGGTGATCTGAAGCCCGGTCTCGGCCTGCATGGCACCGGCCTCGCGGTTCAGCCAGTCGATCAGGGCGTCGCCGGTATGGCTGGGGTTGAAGCGGATGTTCAGCCGCGCCGTCGCCTGGGCCGGGATGATGTTGGTCGCCGGATTGCCGATGTCGATGGTGGTGATTTCGAGGTTCGACGGGGGGAAGTTCTCGTAGCCTTGGTCGAGGACGTAATCGTTCAGGCGGGCTATCAGCTTCGCGATCACCGGGGCCGGGTTGGCGGCGCGCTCGGGATAGGCGACATGGCCCTGTTTGCCGTGGACGGTGATCCAGGTGTTCAACGAGCCGCGCCGCCCGACCTTGATCATGTCGCCCAGCTGTTGCGACGAGGAGGGTTCGCCGACAACGCAGGCGTCGATGACCTCGCCCTCGGCCGCCAGGGCCTCGACCACCCGCTTGGTGCCATGAAGCGCCGGGCCTTCCTCGTCGCCGGTGATCAGGAAGGAGAGGGAGCCCTTCGGCTCGCCTTCGGCCAGCACCTGGGACACGGCGGCGACCCAGGCGGCGATCCCGCCCTTCATGTCCACCGCGCCCCGGCCGTACAGGACGCCGTCCCTGACCTCGGCGTTGAAGGGTTGGGCCGACCACTGGTCCGACGGGCCGGTCGGGACCACGTCCGTATGGCCGGCGAAACACAGGTTGGGCGAGGCGGTCCCGCGCCGGGCGTACAGGTTCTCGATCCGCGCATGGACGCCCTCGCCTCCCGGTCCCTCGAAGGCCAGGCGGCGGCAGGTGAAGCCTAGCGCCGTCAGATGGCGCTCCAGCACATCCATCGCCCCCTCGTCGGCGGGCGTGACGGAGGGAATGCGGATCAGGTCGCGGGTCAGTTCGACAGGATCGATGACGGGAGTTGATGCGCGGCTCATGCGGCTATGCTTTAGGGATAATCCGCGTCTGCGAGAAGACGGTGCGCTCCTGCCGAAGCCGAGACCTTGACCAAAGAATCCATCGCTGCCGGCCCCGCCGCCCCGCCATCTCCGCCCGAAGGCCCGGCCAGCCCGTGGGGCATTCGCGACTTCCGCCTGTTGTGGTTCGGCCGCGTGGTGGCGGTGCTGGCGATCCAGATCCAGTCCTCGGCCCTGTTATGGCAGGTCTATGAGATCGCCCGGCGCGATCATCCGGTCGAGGAGGCCAGCCTGTATCTGGGGCTGGTGGGGCTGTGTCAGTTCCTGCCGCTGCTGGCCTTTACGCTTCCCGCCGGGGCGATGGCGGATCGGCGCGACCGGAAGCGCACGGTGTGGATCTCGATCCTGGTCGAGGCGGCCTGCGCGGGATCATTCCTGGCCATGGCCCTGCACGGAAACCCGCCGCTGTGGGGTCTGTTGGCGGTCGCGGCCCTGTTCGGCGCGGCGCGGGCGTTTCTGGCGCCGGCCAGCCAGGCCTTCCTGCCGATGGTGGTGGGGCGAAAGGCTCTGCCGCCCGCCATCGCGGCCCAGTCCATCGCATTCCAGACAGGGGCCATCGCCGGCCCGGCCCTGGGCGGGGTGATCGTGGGGGTGAACGTGCCCCTGGCCTATGCGGTGTCGCTGGGCATGTTCCTGCTGGCCGTCGCCGCCTTCATCCTGATCCGCACCAGCGGCAAGCCCGCGCCACAGGCCAATCCACTGTCGCCTGTGGATTCCGTGAAGGAAGGTCTGGCCTATGTCTGGAAGACCAAGATCGTGCTGGGCGCCATCTCACTGGATCTGGTGGTGGTGCTGCTGGCGGGCGTGGCGCTGCTGACGCCGATCTTCGCGCGCGACATCCTGCATGTTGGACCGCAAGGGTTCGGCTTGTTGCGGGCGTCGTTCGGCGTGGGGGCCATGGTCATGGCTATCTACCTAAGCCGCTATCCGGTCCGCCAGAACGGCGGGCGCTGGATGTTCGCGGCGGTGGCGGTGTTCGGCCTGTGCACCATCACCTTCGGCCTGTCGCGCATCGTCTGGCTGTCAGGCCTGGCCCTGTTCATCGGCGGGGCGGCGGACATGATCAGCGTCAATGTGCGCCAGACCCTGATCCAGCTGGCCACGCCCGATCACATGCGCGGGCGGGTGTCCTCGGTGTCCATGCTGTTCATCGGCGCCTCGAACGAACTGGGCGAGGCCTATTCCGGCGTCATGGTCCGGCTGCTGGGCGCGGTCGGGGCGGCGGTGTTCGGCGGATTCGGCGCCCTGGCCGCGACCGGGGCCTGGGCGACGATGTTCCCGGGGCTGAGGAAGGCGGATCGGCTGACGTGAGTGGGAGTGAGCGAGGGGTGCTAGTGAGCAAGAGGTGAGCGAAGAGCGGTGCGGCGTTTTCGGCCTCGGCTCACTTCTCGCTCACTAGCAC
This genomic interval carries:
- a CDS encoding type II secretion system F family protein codes for the protein MESFIRFITDPQNLLSIGVGVLVFATVVTLLSSMTGGVALDKRMKAVAERRDDLKRRSRANMAGGQGALRHTDDGFKKRIVDRLNLSKLLEDPKVAGQMVQAGYRGPRPLTTFYFFRFTSPFIFMIVAAFYLFVIKVVDWPTMNKVTATMAAAVAGFYAPNIYLKNRIDKRRASIMQAFPDALDLLLICVEAGMSIEAAIAKVSQEMGPSSIDLAEELSLLSAELSYLPDRRIAYENLGKRTNHPGVKSVATAMTQAETYGTPLATALRVMAKENRDLRMSAAEKKASALPAKLTVPMILFFLPVLFIVILGPAILNVIDMMKDGR
- a CDS encoding SRPBCC domain-containing protein: MDDTRIEKRVGVQATSDRIWDLVADLSDWGAWNPIDRDVEGAIAYGGRLTMTEAWPDMAERQAAAQVVEWQPRARLVWAERRGFLFQSLRYIQIEELAPGNCIVAIGIRFSGIRGELFHDKHRPAIKAAFESAAHGLKAAAERA
- a CDS encoding type II secretion system F family protein codes for the protein MLPILAAVLAFITIGGLGWVFVGGDDSSAQAVKRAQSLGEPKKSAALARKAAAANTPEARRKQILVQLQDADRRERKARTTLASRLKQAGLSLSVTTFYIISAVVGLVTGLGALIFGLPILVVIGIALIFGLGLPRWIVGFLGKSRMKKFSLEFPNAVDVIVRGIKSGLPVHECFKIIARESPAPLGPEFQTLVEGLGVGLTLEQALEKMYGRMPTSELRFFTIVIAIQQKTGGNLAEALGNLSAVLRARRMMGEKIKALSSEALASAGIIASLPPAVMTMVMFTTPSYMMPLFTDFRGNFMLLMAALLMATGIFVMKRMISFKF
- the dapE gene encoding succinyl-diaminopimelate desuccinylase, translating into MSRASTPVIDPVELTRDLIRIPSVTPADEGAMDVLERHLTALGFTCRRLAFEGPGGEGVHARIENLYARRGTASPNLCFAGHTDVVPTGPSDQWSAQPFNAEVRDGVLYGRGAVDMKGGIAAWVAAVSQVLAEGEPKGSLSFLITGDEEGPALHGTKRVVEALAAEGEVIDACVVGEPSSSQQLGDMIKVGRRGSLNTWITVHGKQGHVAYPERAANPAPVIAKLIARLNDYVLDQGYENFPPSNLEITTIDIGNPATNIIPAQATARLNIRFNPSHTGDALIDWLNREAGAMQAETGLQITLEHLCSGEAFLTEPGAFVEAVQDAVEAVAGRRPVASTTGGTSDARFIRALCPVLELGLVGQTMHQIDERVPTAELETLTAVYRRVIETVFERL
- a CDS encoding amidohydrolase, coding for MRRLFAASTLALLLAAGAAQAQVDTASVDAAVQRVMPEVVAWRRDFHQHPELGFAETRSAGVIAEHLRSLGLEVRTGVGKTGVIGVLRGARPGRTVALRADMDALPVQEATGLDFASTATGTYMSNTVPVAHACGHDMHMAMLMGAAEVLAGMKDRIAGTVVFVFQPAEEGAPPGEPKGGAALMIADGALNDPKPEAIFGLHVVPGRPGSVFYRPEGFMAASDRVDIRLMGKQTHGAWPWRGVDVIAVAGQVVETVNTLTARTVDPTTTPTVFTIATINAGVRYNIIPDSATLSGTLRTFDTAQRDALVARAETAIDHVAEAYGATAEFGVKQNAALVFNDPGLSAWLAPVLTEAAGAGNVNAATPPTTVAEDFSYFQQVIPGVFYHLGASPDGVDPAQSAPNHSPEFSPNEKVLPLGVKTHVLTALRFLERS
- a CDS encoding MFS transporter; this translates as MTKESIAAGPAAPPSPPEGPASPWGIRDFRLLWFGRVVAVLAIQIQSSALLWQVYEIARRDHPVEEASLYLGLVGLCQFLPLLAFTLPAGAMADRRDRKRTVWISILVEAACAGSFLAMALHGNPPLWGLLAVAALFGAARAFLAPASQAFLPMVVGRKALPPAIAAQSIAFQTGAIAGPALGGVIVGVNVPLAYAVSLGMFLLAVAAFILIRTSGKPAPQANPLSPVDSVKEGLAYVWKTKIVLGAISLDLVVVLLAGVALLTPIFARDILHVGPQGFGLLRASFGVGAMVMAIYLSRYPVRQNGGRWMFAAVAVFGLCTITFGLSRIVWLSGLALFIGGAADMISVNVRQTLIQLATPDHMRGRVSSVSMLFIGASNELGEAYSGVMVRLLGAVGAAVFGGFGALAATGAWATMFPGLRKADRLT